In Wenyingzhuangia fucanilytica, the following are encoded in one genomic region:
- a CDS encoding outer membrane beta-barrel protein, with protein sequence MNFKSVILLLMLSCSLFAQQEDDEVEIYIDDHYLEDQFYLGIQYNFLLGTKNGIENTGVPFSIETGFIKDIPLNRARNKALGIGIGYNFDVLRPNIAITKNGDDLVYNINNNYSRYDYSSHNLEFPIEYRWRTSTPTNDSFWRIYSGASFVYNLSNSASFDDNSGNTTKFTNLSAFNSTNFTLYTSIGFGTWNFHVKYYLNPPFKDSVRTETGEKLSFNQLKVGVMFYIL encoded by the coding sequence ATGAATTTCAAAAGCGTCATTTTATTACTCATGCTTTCTTGCTCTCTTTTTGCGCAACAAGAAGATGATGAGGTTGAAATTTATATAGATGACCATTATCTTGAAGATCAATTTTATTTAGGAATTCAATACAACTTTCTTTTAGGCACAAAAAACGGCATTGAAAACACAGGAGTCCCTTTTAGTATTGAAACAGGATTTATAAAAGATATTCCTTTAAACCGAGCTAGAAACAAAGCTTTAGGAATAGGTATAGGTTACAACTTTGATGTTTTAAGACCCAATATTGCCATTACTAAAAATGGTGATGATTTGGTCTACAACATTAACAACAACTACAGCAGGTATGATTATAGCTCACACAACCTTGAGTTTCCAATAGAATACCGATGGAGAACCTCAACACCTACCAACGATAGTTTCTGGCGAATATATTCTGGTGCCTCTTTTGTTTACAACCTAAGTAACAGTGCTAGTTTTGATGATAATAGTGGAAACACAACAAAATTTACAAACCTATCTGCATTTAACAGCACAAACTTTACTTTGTATACTTCTATTGGTTTTGGTACTTGGAATTTTCACGTAAAATATTACTTAAATCCTCCGTTTAAAGACAGTGTAAGAACCGAAACTGGAGAAAAACTAAGCTTTAATCAACTAAAAGTTGGTGTAATGTTTTACATCTTATAA
- the rsmG gene encoding 16S rRNA (guanine(527)-N(7))-methyltransferase RsmG: protein MITVDIILKYFPDLTETQIAQFTQLENLYKEWNAQINVISRKDIDELYIRHILHSLGIAKVQTFNPGSKILDVGTGGGFPGIPLAILFPQTEFLLVDSIGKKIKVVNGVAQGIGLSNLKAEHMRAEKVKGEFDFIVSRAVTAMPDFVKWVKTKCAKKSNHPLKNGILYLKGGDLTEELKDFPSCTLYDLPNYFEEAFFETKKVVHLPLKFKPGK, encoded by the coding sequence ATGATAACAGTAGACATAATTTTAAAATACTTTCCGGATTTAACGGAAACGCAAATAGCTCAATTTACACAACTAGAAAACCTTTATAAAGAGTGGAATGCTCAAATAAATGTTATTTCTAGAAAAGATATAGATGAGCTATATATCAGACATATTTTACATTCTTTAGGAATTGCTAAAGTCCAAACTTTTAACCCAGGTTCTAAAATTTTAGATGTGGGTACTGGTGGAGGATTTCCTGGAATTCCATTAGCCATTTTATTTCCTCAAACTGAATTTTTATTAGTAGATTCTATCGGAAAAAAAATAAAGGTTGTTAATGGTGTTGCTCAAGGAATTGGTTTAAGCAATTTAAAAGCTGAGCACATGAGAGCAGAAAAAGTAAAAGGTGAATTTGACTTTATAGTAAGTAGAGCCGTTACTGCCATGCCAGATTTTGTAAAATGGGTAAAAACCAAATGTGCTAAAAAAAGCAATCATCCATTAAAAAATGGTATCTTATATTTAAAAGGAGGTGATTTAACCGAAGAGTTAAAAGATTTTCCTAGCTGTACTTTATATGATTTACCAAATTATTTTGAAGAAGCATTTTTTGAAACCAAAAAAGTAGTACACCTGCCATTAAAATTTAAACCAGGTAAATAA
- a CDS encoding fatty acid desaturase family protein, which yields MLQVSFSRETNNQFFKTLNQRVNKYFKDNNLKRTGNWVLYSKAVLMFSLLFIPYLALMFFPMGNAYRILMCVLMGLGMAGVGMNVMHDSNHGSFSSKWWVNQLMGNSIYILAGNVYNWKVQHNLLHHTYTNIEGIDEDIDIQGVIRLSKHEPWKRFHKYQRFYAFFLYGLLTIQWALVVDFRQTPKYIKHKLSAEGELNPAKEWTLLIMTKIVYYLFWLALPLLVMPIAWYQWLIGFMVMHYVAGLVLSVVFQLAHITDAVEVISPEQLESEKRSWAAHQLQETANFATKNKVVSFFLGGLNYQIEHHIFPTISHVHYKDISKIVKKTAKEFELPYHEYETIKEALAAHINQLIILGKQPQMG from the coding sequence ATGCTACAAGTAAGTTTTTCAAGGGAAACTAATAACCAGTTTTTTAAAACTCTAAATCAAAGAGTTAATAAGTACTTTAAGGATAATAACCTTAAACGTACAGGGAATTGGGTACTTTACTCAAAAGCTGTATTGATGTTTTCTTTATTGTTTATACCCTATCTAGCTTTGATGTTTTTCCCTATGGGGAATGCTTATCGTATTTTGATGTGTGTATTAATGGGCTTAGGAATGGCAGGAGTAGGGATGAATGTGATGCACGATAGTAATCACGGATCTTTTTCTAGCAAATGGTGGGTAAACCAATTGATGGGAAACAGTATTTATATTCTTGCAGGAAATGTGTATAACTGGAAAGTACAACATAATTTATTGCACCATACATACACAAATATAGAAGGGATTGATGAGGATATTGATATACAAGGAGTAATACGTTTGTCTAAGCATGAGCCTTGGAAGCGTTTTCATAAGTATCAAAGATTTTATGCTTTCTTTTTATATGGTTTGTTAACCATACAATGGGCTTTGGTGGTAGATTTTAGACAAACACCTAAATACATCAAACACAAATTAAGTGCAGAGGGGGAGTTGAATCCTGCTAAAGAATGGACCCTTTTAATCATGACCAAAATAGTGTATTACTTATTTTGGTTGGCATTACCTTTATTAGTGATGCCAATTGCATGGTATCAATGGCTAATAGGATTTATGGTAATGCATTATGTAGCTGGTTTGGTATTAAGTGTTGTGTTCCAATTGGCACATATTACAGATGCTGTTGAGGTAATTTCTCCTGAGCAGTTAGAAAGTGAAAAAAGAAGTTGGGCTGCACATCAATTACAAGAAACAGCAAATTTTGCAACTAAAAACAAGGTGGTTTCTTTCTTTTTAGGAGGATTAAATTATCAAATAGAACACCATATATTTCCTACAATTTCGCATGTTCACTACAAAGACATTTCTAAAATTGTAAAAAAGACAGCCAAAGAGTTTGAGTTGCCATATCACGAATATGAAACAATAAAAGAAGCTTTAGCTGCACACATCAATCAGTTAATTATTTTAGGGAAACAACCCCAAATGGGATAA